One genomic segment of Salarias fasciatus chromosome 8, fSalaFa1.1, whole genome shotgun sequence includes these proteins:
- the LOC115392852 gene encoding heparan sulfate glucosamine 3-O-sulfotransferase 2-like, producing MACVLLFSRLLPFSHRLRGTSICLLSLFLSYLCYCALFPDGSVMLRSADPTVSCQRADGAKRRLQKSPSCVLDARASSVESPRPRSDQRPPSTLLHAVRNDTPSPPMSNLKFGNKKLPNAIIVGVKKGGTRAVLEFIRIHPDVRAAGTETHFFDRNYDRGLEWYRGLMPRTLESQITMEKTPSYYVTKETPHRISAMSQDTKLIVVVRDPVTRAISDYTQTLSKTPDLPSFQDLAFRNQSLGVVDMSWNAIRIGLYALHLENWLRYFPLAQIHFVSGERLITDPAGELARVQDFLGLKRIVTDKHFYFNRTKGFPCLKKPESSGSPRCLGKSKGRTHVQIDRDAIEQLRDFYRPHNVKFYEMVGHDFKWE from the exons ATGGCATGCGTGCTCCTCTTCAGTCGACTTCTCCCTTTCTCGCACCGGCTCAGAGGAACGTCCATCTGCCTGCTGTCTCTTTTCCTCTCATATCTGTGCTACTGTGCGCTGTTCCCCGACGGATCCGTCAtgctcaggtcagctgatccgACAGTCAGCTGTCAGCGCGCCGATGGTGCCAAAAGGCGCCTCCAGAAATCACCGTCCTGCGTCCTGGACGCGCGCGCGAGCAGCGTCGAGTCGCCCCGGCCGAGGAGCGACCAaagacccccctccaccctcctccacgcCGTCAGGAACGACACGCCCAGTCCCCCCATGAGCAATCTAAAGTTTGGCAATAAAAAGTTACCGAACGCCATCATAGTCGGCGTGAAAAAGGGAGGCACGCGAGCCGTGCTGGAGTTCATACGGATCCATCCCGACGTGCGCGCGGCGGGGACGGAGACGCACTTCTTCGACAGGAACTATGACAGAGGCCTGGAGTGGTACAG AGGCTTAATGCCCAGGACTCTGGAAAGCCAGATCACGATGGAGAAGACGCCGAGCTACTATGTGACAAAAGAGACGCCTCACCGGATCTCCGCCATGTCCCAGGACACCAAGCTCATCGTGGTTGTGCGGGACCCCGTCACCCGGGCGATATCCGACTACACCCAGACTCTGTCCAAAACCCCCGACCTGCCCAGCTTCCAGGACCTGGCCTTCCGAAACCAGAGCCTGGGCGTCGTGGACATGTCCTGGAACGCCATCCGGATCGGCCTGTACGCTTTACACCTCGAGAACTGGCTCCGCTACTTCCCGCTGGCTCAGATCCACTTTGTGAGCGGAGAGCGTCTCATCACGGATCCAGCTGGCGAGTTGGCTCGGGTGCAAGACTTCCTCGGGCTGAAGCGCATCGTCACGGACAAACATTTCTATTTCAACCGCACTAAGGGCTTCCCTTGCCTTAAGAAGCCGGAGAGCAGCGGCTCGCCCCGCTGCCTGGGCAAGTCCAAGGGCAGGACTCACGTGCAGATCGACCGAGACGCCATTGAGCAGCTGAGGGACTTCTACAGGCCTCACAATGTCAAGTTTTATGAAATGGTGGGACACGACTTCAAGTGGGAGTAG